CTAAAAAACTAGTCCCTTTATCATCATAATAATTAGATATATTAGTATTGATAATATTAGTATTGATTGTGTGTAATTTATACACGTCTTGAAGTGTACTTTCTACACTTCCGTGGTGTAATTTATACACGTCTTGAAGTGTACTTTCTACACTTCCATTGATATATAAGCGATTAGGCTTGTTTATACCTTGCCTAACTTCTCTTAAAAGGCTTAAATCATGTAATTCTTTTTTTGCTTTTACTACGGTTTTATTTGAGCATTTAAGTAGTTCCATAAATTGCTCGTTTGTAAAGTACATATAAACCTTGCCGTCATCATCAAACCACTTATTTTCAACAGATAGTGTTCTGCGATCAAATAGCAACATGTAAATCAGTTTTGCTTTATCGCTCAGAACGTTGTACGGCTCTTTCAACAACCACTGTGGGAACTGATAAAATTGGTTGTTTTTAACTTCATCAATATGCATTATTCCTCGCTTTCTAAAATAGCCTCCATATCTTCTAAATACTGATTATCATCACCATTTGTTCGGTAGTTTCGCATGGTTATCAATATCTGATTAAGCTTGTCGTCCATACTGTTTCCTCATATAGGCATCAAATTCGGCCCACTGCTTTTCAGATGATGCTCTAAGCGTGTCGTGTTTAATCGGTTCCTGTTTTTTTGGTTTTGCAAAAATAAAATCTAATAGTTTCATGTTATTTCTCCTCGATCTCGTCCAAAAGTCTTATTTGTTATTTAGCCAAGCTATGATTTCAGCTTTTTTCCAACGGACAGCTGGCAATTCCTTTGGAAAATTTTTGTCGCGTCTGTAGTATTTGTCAAAAGTACTGGGGCTCATGTTAAGCCTCTCTGCTACTTTTTCTCTGGTCCATAATTCTGCATTGAGTTCGTCTAACTTCATTTGGACTAATTTGTTAACTGTTTTTTCAATGAATTCTTTTATCCAGTCGGACAAACTCATTAAGATATTGTCCATAGTTGCCTCCTTGTGGTATAATGAAGTAAATTAAGTTTGTTTTGAGTCCGATTCCCGTCGGACTTTTTTGTTATCTAAATTCGTCTAAGCTGACACCTAAGACATCGGCGATTTTAACGACATCATCAAATTTCAATGATTTTTTTCTTCCTTTCTTTAGATCAATCAAGCAATTTTGGTTCAATCCAGCCTTTTGTGACAGTTCATATTTGGTCATTTTTTTCTCAATTAATAGAGCTTCGATTTTACCCCACATAATTCCTCCTAAGCACAACATGTAGTTGTTGATAACTTTTTATATACAATATATTGATTTTTCAATATAGTCTTGATATAATATTCGTATGATTCAACAAGATCTCTCGAGAGACCTCTACTCTTCTAATCTTGTTTAGTCAAATAAGCAAGAAAGGAGATTAATTATGGATACAAAAGAATTTATGAAAGTTGTCTCAAAACATATCAACCAAAATTTCAATGTTGACAACCAATTAGTTGAATTTGTCGTTGCGGAACTTAATCAAATGAATGCACCTATTACACAAAAGCAAGCTCAGCATATCGTTAATATTTTGGAGTATGTTTCTAAGTCAACCTCTAAATCTACTATCGCAGCTATGACAAATGCATTGTTAGAGCTTGGCGTACTTAAGGGAGATTGATGCAATCAACTTTACCGGTTTTTATCAGTTCAGGGTCTATCTTATGATAGGCTCTCTTTTTCTCTCCGCTATACGGATATCGTTTTGGTCTCATGCTCTACCCCACTTTCTCATTTAAAAATTTATTAATAAAATACTGCTGGCCTTTACCTGTCATCTTGGTAGTTTTGCTGATACGGATACTGCCATTTGGCTCCTGGTGCGTCCGTTCCTTGACTTCGAACAGCTTCATGTCCATGCTTCGTTGTGTCGGCATGTTGTAGCTCTCGCCATTTTTACGAATCAGGAAGCCATTCTCACGCAACCAAGCGAATAAGCGATTTTGACCGATGTTATAACCATTCTGACGTAAGATTTTAGCAAAATCACCAATCAAGATAGATGTCTCACTAGCCTCAACCGCATCAGCAAATAGCACCTTTGGACGGTCTGCCTCGATTTGTGCTTCCAGCTTGTGCACTTTCTTATCAGCCATCAGCAACGCCCTTGCCATGATTTTCTCAGGACTGTTGAAGTCTTTTTCAACCTGGATGAAGTATTTACGGACTTCTTTGCCTTTGTCAGTCTTGGATACCATTGCCAAATTTTTGGCAGCATCAAGTGAGAGAACGTAGTCTTGGATTTCTCTGACAGCCCCATTATTTACAACCGTAGTTCCAACTACACTTGTAAAATCATATCCTTCTTCAAGAATTTTAAAGTTTTGTTTTACCCACTCACTAAAACGAGTTTTGACTTTTAATTCTTTATGTAAGTCTCTTGCACTTACTACTGGTTCTTGATTTTCGTTTAGTGTTACGTTAATTAGATGATTCATAATTTCCTTTCTACGAATTTTCGTATATCATCCGACAGATGATTCTTTACGCTCTTTAAAAAGATAGACGATATCAAATTCTGGAAAAAAAGTTTGTTGAACTTTCAATGCTTCACCAAATTTAAAATCAGAGTCACCGTTAATTTTTTCTCGAACTGTTTGAGATTTCAACCGTAAACAGTCGGCAATATCAACCAATGAAACACCTTTTTCTTTTCGAATGTGTTCGATGTTTTTCATATCATTCCTTTCCAATACGATTTTTCGTATATTATTTTATTTTAAAAAGCTGTCGTTTCCTTAAGCTTGATTTAATTATATATGATTTTTCGTATATAGTCAACAGTTTTTTTAAATTTTTTGTTATTTTTTTGTCTTGAAATATGATTTTTCGTATGTTATTATATAGTAGAAAAAGAAAAAAGGAAATTAAAAAAATGGATGAAAAAGATTTAAAGAGGATTATCGAAAGTAGATATAATAGCGTTAGGGCTTTTGCTATTGAAAATGATATCCCATACACAACAATGCGCTCCATTTTAGAGCGCGGTGTGATGAATGCAAAAGCAGAAACTATTTTTAAAATATGTGATATTCTTGGAATTAACCCAGAAAGTTTTGCTGAAGAAAAAACTGATTGGCAGGCCACTATTGACCTATCCAATCTACGCGAAAAGGTTGTGATGTTCGACGGCAAACCTTTGTCTGACAAAGACGTAGAGAAAATTGAAGCTATTATTAAAATATCTTTAGGAGTAGGGAATGGTGAAGATAAATGAGATGCTTAGTAAGTACAACATAAAGTTATTCGAGTTTCCCGACACAATGTGGAAAAGGTCAGGGTTTTACTATCCTGACCTTAGGATAATTTATGTCAATCAAAATCTATCACAAATAGAAAAAGAAAAAGTTATTTTACATGAGCTGGGCCATATCGAACACGATCCTAAGCAATATCAAAGATTGCTACTAAAATATGAAAATCAAGCCGATAGATTTATGATTAGGGAATTGATCAAAAATTACTTGTCATCCCACGATGTCGTTGATTTTAATTGGTTACAGTTTGCTACGACATATCAAATATCGACAACGTGGGGGCAAAAGATGATACAAGACGAATTTTATAAGATCGTATCAGGTAGTTAAGAAAGGATTTGAAAATGAAGAAATCAGATGGATTGCCGTTTTATTTTAGGTTTTGGTTTATTCTAATTATAATTTTATTGTACCCCTTCACGTATGGTATTTCAATCTTGTTTGGACTGGGGTTATTTTTACAAAGGCAAAAAACGTATCCCAATCTAACACCTTCACAACAGAAAAAATGGAATGAGATAAAAGAGAGCGAAATTGAAGCCTCTGCTATCAAAAACGATGCATACGAGAGAGCAGCAGAAATAAAAAACGAAGCTAGTAAGATAGCTATAAAAACTGAAGAGGAGGCTGTAAAAAAATTCAATACATTAGTATCGAGCGGAGAAGCAAAGAAACAAAACCTAGAAAATGATATAAAGTCGCTAAGTTCTCAAAAAAAAGAAATAGAGTTTTTTATAGAGGAAAACAGCGACAAATCTTTGCTATCTCAGACAACTGTTGATTTTACAGACAATGTCACTTCTAATGAAATCAAAAATGAACTTTCTATTGTGCAGTTAAACGAAAAGGAATTAATAAAGCTTGGCATTGCCGTAAATAGTCTCGGAGCCACAACGAAAGTCAATATAGCCAAACAGTCTAAACAACTGCTACGTGCTTTTAATGCAGAATCTGATTATTATTTATCAAATATAACGATAAAAAATGTAGATACATACAGAAATAAACTCGCTAAAACATTTGAAACACTAAACAAGCTATTTGAAATTGATGGTGTAAAAATCAGCAAAGAATTACTTACATCAAAATTAAAACAACTTGACATATTATACAAATACCAAAAGCAGATTGAAATTGAAAAAGAATTGCTAAAAGCACAAAAAGAAGAAATTAGAGAGCAGCAAAAAGCCGAAAAAGAGATCCAACAAGCCAAAGCTAAACTCGAGAAAGAGGAAAGACAATTCAATAACGAAATGTCTAAACTGCTCAAATATCTAAATGGCGCTCAAAACGAAATTGAACAACAAATCTATGCAGATAAAATTAAAGAGCTTGAAGATAAAATCAAGGAGCTTGAAAAAGATAAAGAGGATGTGCTTAAGCGTGAATCTAACACCCGAGCAGGTTATGTTTATATCATCTCTAATATTGGATCGTTTGGGGAAAATGTATATAAAATCGGCATGACTAGACGGTTAGAGCCGATGGATAGAATCAACGAACTTAGCAGCGCTTCTGTTCCTTTTCCATTTGACGTCCATGCTTTAATTTTTAGTGAAGATGCACCAGCACTCGAAAGCACACTCCACAACTACTTCCGGAATAAAGAAGTTAATAAAGTTAATCCACGGAAAGAATTCTTTAAGGTAGATCTTCAAGAAATTAAGGAAGTTGTTCTTAAAGAACATAATAATACTGTACATTTTACAGATTTAGCTGTTGCAGAACAATACTATGAGTCAATTAAAAAAGATGTAGTCATTTAAGAATAAAAAAAACCCACGCTCTCAAAGTTTGGCGACTCTGAGCGTGAGGCAATATGCAATCAATAAGAAACAAGCATTAAATGGCTCGTTTTCTTGTACCTAATTATACCATTTTTAGGAGGTGATGCCAATATCCTTTCAACTGATCTCGTCCAAAAGTCAAAAAAGAAAGGATTTAAGAATGAAATACAATAAAACAAAATACCCAAACATATTTTGGTACATTACCTTGAAAGGTAAGCGATACTATATCCGTAGAGGCTATTACTTGAACGGAGAAAAAAAGGAGGCCACTGAAAGTGGCATAAAAACGATACAAGAAGCTCGTTTGTTGCTAGCTGAAATTGAGCGAAAAATAGAAAACAATGAATTTGCTTATAATAAAAATTTGACTGTTGATGAATACTGGGATATATACGTTGATAATAGATTAAAAGCTGGAGTGTGGTCTCCTGACACATACGTTGAGCGCACTAATATCTTTAAAAATCACATCAGCCCAAAGTTTGGCAATAAAAAAATGAATGCTATAAACCGTATAGAATACGAAAACTACATTAACAATCTGCTCAATACCAACTCAAGAAGTACAGTAAAGCACATATATGATGTTTTTAGTATTATGTTAAATCATGCTGTCAAAAATAAAATGCTAGACGATAATATCATCAAATTTATTGACATTGGCGATAGCGAAATAAAACCTATCAACAAACGTAGATCAATGCAAGAATTTAAAGCTTGGGATAAAGTTGCCAGAAAAATGCTTGATGATTATGACTACGCAATGGTTAGGATAACATATCTTGGATTGCGTAGAAGCGAGGTAGCTGGCATAAAATTAGGGAATATAACTTTTAATGATAAAGATTGTGCGGTCGTAAAGATAGACGAATCAAGGACAAGAGGTAGAAAAGATGGCGGAGGCCTAAAGACAGCTTATTCGGAACGATATGTGTATTTAGATTTTGAGACATCACAACTGCTAAAAAAAGCTATTGATACTTCTATCAAAATAGCCGTGTGTAACGATCGCATCTTAAATAAGGCTGATTTCCTATTTTTAGGAGACGACGAAAAAGTAAAGCCATCTTTTGTAGGAAAACCAATCGGTAGCCATTACATCTACTGCTTATTTAAAAAAATTAATAAAAATTGCGACGTTCATTTTACTCCGCACATGATGAGGCACTTTTTTGCTACACAGGGCCAAATAGCCGGTGTCCCAATCGAGCATATGGCAGCGGCTTTAGGTCATTCAAATAATTACATGACTAGCCAATACACCCACATAAAAGACGAGGTAGGGGAAAATGTCACAGCAGCTTTTATGGGCAGCATAAAATAAAAATTCCCCGACATAGTCCCCGACAAAATATTACTTTTTATGATTTTTGTTACTTTTTATGGCTAAACAAAAAAACTAAAACGCTGTAATATCAATGTTTTAAAACAATTTGCTTGTATATAAATTTTAAAATACTATAATCAAAGTATGAAAATCACTAAAATTGAAAAGAAAAAACGCCTCTACCTTATCGAATTGGATAATGACGAATCCCTTTATGTAACAGAAGATACTATTGTTCGGTTTATGTTGAGTAAAGATAAAGTCCTTGACAATGATCAGCTTGAAGACATGAAACATTTTGCCCAACTGTCCTACGGCAAAAATTTAGCCCTTTATTTTCTTTCCTTTCAACAACGCAGCAACAAGCAAGTTGCTGATTACCTGCGCAAGCATGAGATTGAAGAACACATTATTGCTGACATCATCACTCAACTCCAAGAAGAACAATGGATAGACGACACCAAATTGGCTGATACCTACATTCGCCAAAATCAGTTAAATGGTGATAAAGGTCCCCAAGTCTTAAAACAAAAATTATTACAAAAAGGCATTGCAAGTCATGACATTGATCCTATCTTATCTCAAACTGACTTTAGCCAACTCGCTCAAAAAGTAAGCCAAAAACTCTTTGACAAATATCAAGAAAAATTGCCACCAAAAGCCTTGAAAGATAAAATCACCCAAGCATTACTGACCAAAGGCTTTTCATACGATCTAGCTAAACATAGCCTCAATCACCTTAATTTTGACCAAGATAATCAAGAAATAGAAGATCTTCTTGACAAAGAATTAGACAAACAATATCGTAAACTCAGTCGCAAATATGATGGTTATACCTTAAAGCAAAAGCTCTATCAGGCTCTCTACCGAAAAGGCTACAACAGCGACGACATTAATTGCAAGTTAAGAAATTATTTATAGACTGACAAAAGAAGTGATTTTTTCACACATTTATGATAGACTATAGAGGATAAGTTTAATTGTAGAAAGTTGGTAAGGCATGAAATTACCTAAAGAAGGCGACTTTATTACAATTCAAAGTTATAAGCATGATGGTAGTTTGCACCGTACTTGGCGCGATACTATGGTACTAAAAACAACTGAAAATGCCCTCATTGGAGTTAATGATCACACTCTTGTCACAGAAAGTGACGGTAGACGATGGGTGACCCGCGAACCTGCAATCGTTTACTTTCATAAAAAATACTGGTTTAACATTATAGCCATGATTCGAGATAATGGCGTCTCTTATTACTGTAACTTAGCTAGTCCATACATGATGGACACTGAGGCCCTTAAATACATTGATTACGATTTAGATGTCAAAGTCTTTGCGGATGGTGAAAAGAGATTACTTGATGTTGATGAATACGAGATTCATAAAAAAGAGATGCAGTATTCAGCCGATATGGACTTTATCCTAAAAGAAAATGTCAAAATATTGGTTGATTGGATTAATCATGAAAAAGGACCATTTTCCAAGGCCTATATCACTATTTGGTACAAACGTTATCTTGAACTGAAGAATCGTTAAGAGTTGTCCAGCACTCCCAAGGAGTGCTCAGAACGCAGACAAACTCAGTTTTAGGCTCAAAAAGCATGAACAGCTCTGCTGATTTGACATCCAATTTCCTATTTCTGCGTGTGGAGTGAGCCAAAACAGATGTTTTTCGTTGTGGTAAAAGTGGCGTCAATGTTAATGTTGACGCCACTTGGCATTTTTGAGCCTAGGATCTCAAAAATAAGGCATGGAATTCCAAAGAAAGTCGCTGCCTTAAGCACTACCTAAGGAAAGTATCAAAAAATACTAAGTTTAGTAGCGAGGAAATCTCCGACGAAAGAGAGTACTCACTACTTTTTCTTTGCGTTAAAGTAGAAGTGTCTTGTTAAGTCGCAAAGTCTTTTGGCACTTGATGTTGTAACCAAAACTGACAAGACACCTCTTTTAGGTAGAATTTTATCAAAGTATGTAGGACGCTTGACGTCGTGTATTGAAAATGAAACCACTAAAATAAGGAATCATTCAAGACAAAACGATACCATCGGCCTCAATCATCTTCTTGGAAACTTGAAAACCGTCCATAACCCTGAGATTATCCTTAAAACGATTAATGTCTATTCTCGTCGTCTTCAGGTTTTTTCGCAGATAATGGCTACGCTTATACTCGGTTTAATCCTTTAGAAACTAAGAAGCAATTGAATAGCCTGCACGTTCGTAAAACAGACAAAAATGACACTGAGAAGAAGTCTAATAAAATCTGACAGAAGATATTGTGGGAGTTAAGAATCGTCTGCATAAACTTTTCCAAGTCACCTTTTGTCTTACTATAACTGCTAAAATTACCATTAAAACCACATTAAGATCTCCATACCATCCATTACTATCCATTAATTAAACAATTTCTTTTATAATGGGATTTGTAATATATGCATACAACCTACAACAACACATGACTTGAGAGCATTGTAAAGTGTCTTTTAAACCCCAATCTGCAATTAAAAATAAACAATAAAAAGCTTAAATTTGTTATACAACAAATTTAAGCTTTTTATCATTAAAATACAATCAACCAAGTTAGTTCGATTACTTTAACCAAAGTTACTAAATAGCTATAGTCCGTACGGGATTCGAACCCGTGTTACCGCCGTGAAAAGGCGGTGTCTTAACCCCTTGACCAACGGACCATAATAATATAATTATAGATAATGGGCACGAGTGGACTCGAACCACCGACCTCACGCTTATCAGGCGTGCACTCTAACCACCTGAGCTACGCGCCCAAGCTAATAGCTTGGAAAAATTATTACTATTGGTATGCCGGCTACATGACTTGAACACGCGACCCTCTGATTACAAATCAGATGCTCTACCAACTGAGCTAAGCCGGCTAATCTTTTATGCGGGTTAAGGGACTTGAACCCCCACGCCGTTAAGCGCCAGATCCTAAATCTGGTGCGTCTGCCAATTCCGCCAAACCCGCTTTTATGACCCGTACTGGGCTCGAACCAGTGACCCATTGATTAAAAGTCAATTGCTCTACCAACTGAGCTAACGAGTCTTTCCTTCAAAAAATATGACTACTCTTTGAACGGTCCCGACGGGAATCGAACCCGCGATCTTCGCCGTGACAGGGCGACGTGATAACCGCTACACTACGGGACCTGTATTTTCCAATACTATGGGAGTTAACGGGATCGAACCGCTGACCCTCTGCTTGTAAGGCAGATGCTCTCCCAGCTGAGCTAAACTCCCATTGAGTGTGTCATTAAGCTAAGCGACTACCTTATCTCACAGGGGGCAACCCCCAACTACATCAGGCGTTCTAGGGCTTAACTGCTGTGTTCGGCATGGGTACAGGTGTATCTCCTAGGCTATCGTCACTTAACTTGTAAATGTGCTATTTTCATAACCCACTCAAAATTGAATATCTATAGTCTAACAAGAATCCGTAACGTTGTCAATATTTCTTTTTGGATAAGTCCTCGAGCTATTAGTATTAGTCCGCTACATGTATCGCTACACTTACACTCCTAACCTATCTACCTGATCATCTCTCAGGGCTCTTACTGATATAAAATCATGGGAAATCTCATCTTGAGGGGGGCTTCGCACTTAGATGCTTTCAGCGCTTATCCCTTCCCTACATAGCTACCCAGCGATGCCTTTGGCAAGACAACTGGTACACCAGCGGTAAGTCCACTCTGGTCCTCTCGTACTAGGAGCAGATCCTCTCAAATTTCCTACGCCCGCGACGGATAGGGACCGAACTGTCTCACGACGTTCTGAACCCAGCTCGCGTGCCGCTTTAATGGGCGAACAGCCCAACCCTTGGGACCGACTACAGCCCCAGGATGCGACGAGCCGACATCGAGGTGCCAAACCTCCCCGTCGATGTGAACTCTTGGGGGAGATAAGCCTGTTATCCCCAGGGTAGCTTTTATCCGTTGAGCGATGGCCCTTCCATTCGGTACCACCGGATCACTAAGCCCGACTTTCGTCCCTGCTCGAGTTGTAGCTCTCGCAGTCAAGCTCCCTTATACCTTTACACTCTGCGATTGATTTCCAACCAATCTGAGGGAACCTTTGGGCGCCTCCGTTACTCTTTAGGAGGCGACCGCCCCAGTCAAACTGCCCGTCAGACACTGTCTCCGATAGGGATAACCTATCTGGGTTAGAGTAGCCATAACACAAGGGTAGTATCCCAACAACGCCTCATTCGAAACTGGCGTCCCGAAGTCAATGGCTCCTACCTATCCTGTACATGTGGTACAGATACTCAATATCAAACTGCAGTAAAGCTCCATGGGGTCTTTCCGTCCTGTCGCGGGTAACCTGCATCTTCACAGGTACTAAAATTTCACCGAGTCTCTCGTTGAGACAGTGCCCAAATCATTACGCCTTTCGTGCGGGTCGGAACTTACCCGACAAGGAATTTCGCTACCTTAGGACCGTTATAGTTACGGCCGCCGTTTACTGGGGCTTCAATTCAGATCTTCGCTTGCGCTAAACCCTCCTCTTAACCTTCCAGCACCGGGCAGGCGTCACCCCCTATACATCATCTTACGATTTAGCAGAGAGCTGTGTTTTTGATAAACAGTTGCTTGGGCCTATTCACTGCGGCTGACCTAAGTCAGCACCCCTTCTCCCGAAGTTACGGGGTCATTTTGCCGAGTTCCTTAACGAGAGTTCTCTCGATCACCTGAGGCTACTCGCCTCGACTACCTGTGTCGGTTTGCGGTACGGGTAGAGTATCATTAAACGCTAGAAGCTTTTCTTGGCAGTGTGACATCACTAACTTCGCTACTAAAATTCGCTCCCCATCACAGCTCAATGTTATAAAGATAAGCATTTGACTCATCTTACACCTCACTGCTTAGCCGGACTCTTCCAATCGTCCGGTTTAGTTAGCCTACTGCGTCCCTCCATCACTATATACTCTAGTACAGGAATATCAACCTGTTGGCCATCGGATACACCTTTCGGTCTCTCCTTAGGTCCCGACTAACCCAGGGCGGACGAGCCTTCCCCTGGAAACCTTAGTCTTACGGTGGACAGGATTCTCACCTGTCTTTCGCTACTCATACCGGCATTCTCACTTCTATGCGTTCCAGCGCTCCTCACGGTACACCTTCTTCACACATAGAACGCTCTCCTACCATGACACTTTTGTGTCATCCACAGCTTCGGTAAACTGTTTTAGCCCCGGTACATTTTCGGCGCAGGGTCACTCGACTAGTGAGCTATTACGCACTCTTTGAATGAATAGCTGCTTCTAAGCTAACATCCTAGTTGTCTGTGCAACCCCACATCCTTTTCCACTTAACAGTTATTTTGGGACCTTAGCTGGTGGTCTGGGCTGTTTCCCTTTCGACTACGGATCTTAGCACTCGCAGTCTGACTGCCGATGATATCTCGTTGGCATTCGGAGTTTATCTGAGATTGGTAATCCGAGATGGACCCCTCACCCAAACAGTGCTCTACCTCCAAGAGACTTAACATCGACGCTAGCCCTAAAGCTATTTCGGAGAGAACCAGCTATCTCCAAGTTCGTTTGGAATTTCTCCGCTACCCACAAGTCATCCAAGCACTTTTCAACGTGCCCTGGTTCGGTCCTCCAGTGAGTTTTACCTCACCTTCAACCTGCTCATGGG
The genomic region above belongs to Streptococcus pyogenes and contains:
- a CDS encoding DnaD domain protein; amino-acid sequence: MHIDEVKNNQFYQFPQWLLKEPYNVLSDKAKLIYMLLFDRRTLSVENKWFDDDGKVYMYFTNEQFMELLKCSNKTVVKAKKELHDLSLLREVRQGINKPNRLYINGSVESTLQDVYKLHHGSVESTLQDVYKLHTINTNIINTNISNYYDDKGTSFLEEIENLWGRQFNGYEVQQINRFLLEEHISNDLLKKAIETSLANGARNMNYVSAVINNWIDSGITTVEQVDAAQELRLKQKSKTNSKDEEVSEYDTW
- a CDS encoding helix-turn-helix transcriptional regulator gives rise to the protein MDNILMSLSDWIKEFIEKTVNKLVQMKLDELNAELWTREKVAERLNMSPSTFDKYYRRDKNFPKELPAVRWKKAEIIAWLNNK
- a CDS encoding helix-turn-helix domain-containing protein, with the protein product MWGKIEALLIEKKMTKYELSQKAGLNQNCLIDLKKGRKKSLKFDDVVKIADVLGVSLDEFR
- a CDS encoding phage antirepressor KilAC domain-containing protein, with the translated sequence MNHLINVTLNENQEPVVSARDLHKELKVKTRFSEWVKQNFKILEEGYDFTSVVGTTVVNNGAVREIQDYVLSLDAAKNLAMVSKTDKGKEVRKYFIQVEKDFNSPEKIMARALLMADKKVHKLEAQIEADRPKVLFADAVEASETSILIGDFAKILRQNGYNIGQNRLFAWLRENGFLIRKNGESYNMPTQRSMDMKLFEVKERTHQEPNGSIRISKTTKMTGKGQQYFINKFLNEKVG
- a CDS encoding DNA-binding protein, translated to MKNIEHIRKEKGVSLVDIADCLRLKSQTVREKINGDSDFKFGEALKVQQTFFPEFDIVYLFKERKESSVG
- a CDS encoding helix-turn-helix domain-containing protein, which translates into the protein MDEKDLKRIIESRYNSVRAFAIENDIPYTTMRSILERGVMNAKAETIFKICDILGINPESFAEEKTDWQATIDLSNLREKVVMFDGKPLSDKDVEKIEAIIKISLGVGNGEDK
- a CDS encoding ImmA/IrrE family metallo-endopeptidase, producing MVKINEMLSKYNIKLFEFPDTMWKRSGFYYPDLRIIYVNQNLSQIEKEKVILHELGHIEHDPKQYQRLLLKYENQADRFMIRELIKNYLSSHDVVDFNWLQFATTYQISTTWGQKMIQDEFYKIVSGS
- a CDS encoding DUF4041 domain-containing protein, whose amino-acid sequence is MKKSDGLPFYFRFWFILIIILLYPFTYGISILFGLGLFLQRQKTYPNLTPSQQKKWNEIKESEIEASAIKNDAYERAAEIKNEASKIAIKTEEEAVKKFNTLVSSGEAKKQNLENDIKSLSSQKKEIEFFIEENSDKSLLSQTTVDFTDNVTSNEIKNELSIVQLNEKELIKLGIAVNSLGATTKVNIAKQSKQLLRAFNAESDYYLSNITIKNVDTYRNKLAKTFETLNKLFEIDGVKISKELLTSKLKQLDILYKYQKQIEIEKELLKAQKEEIREQQKAEKEIQQAKAKLEKEERQFNNEMSKLLKYLNGAQNEIEQQIYADKIKELEDKIKELEKDKEDVLKRESNTRAGYVYIISNIGSFGENVYKIGMTRRLEPMDRINELSSASVPFPFDVHALIFSEDAPALESTLHNYFRNKEVNKVNPRKEFFKVDLQEIKEVVLKEHNNTVHFTDLAVAEQYYESIKKDVVI
- a CDS encoding tyrosine-type recombinase/integrase, with amino-acid sequence MKYNKTKYPNIFWYITLKGKRYYIRRGYYLNGEKKEATESGIKTIQEARLLLAEIERKIENNEFAYNKNLTVDEYWDIYVDNRLKAGVWSPDTYVERTNIFKNHISPKFGNKKMNAINRIEYENYINNLLNTNSRSTVKHIYDVFSIMLNHAVKNKMLDDNIIKFIDIGDSEIKPINKRRSMQEFKAWDKVARKMLDDYDYAMVRITYLGLRRSEVAGIKLGNITFNDKDCAVVKIDESRTRGRKDGGGLKTAYSERYVYLDFETSQLLKKAIDTSIKIAVCNDRILNKADFLFLGDDEKVKPSFVGKPIGSHYIYCLFKKINKNCDVHFTPHMMRHFFATQGQIAGVPIEHMAAALGHSNNYMTSQYTHIKDEVGENVTAAFMGSIK
- the recX gene encoding recombination regulator RecX; the encoded protein is MKITKIEKKKRLYLIELDNDESLYVTEDTIVRFMLSKDKVLDNDQLEDMKHFAQLSYGKNLALYFLSFQQRSNKQVADYLRKHEIEEHIIADIITQLQEEQWIDDTKLADTYIRQNQLNGDKGPQVLKQKLLQKGIASHDIDPILSQTDFSQLAQKVSQKLFDKYQEKLPPKALKDKITQALLTKGFSYDLAKHSLNHLNFDQDNQEIEDLLDKELDKQYRKLSRKYDGYTLKQKLYQALYRKGYNSDDINCKLRNYL
- a CDS encoding DUF402 domain-containing protein, encoding MKLPKEGDFITIQSYKHDGSLHRTWRDTMVLKTTENALIGVNDHTLVTESDGRRWVTREPAIVYFHKKYWFNIIAMIRDNGVSYYCNLASPYMMDTEALKYIDYDLDVKVFADGEKRLLDVDEYEIHKKEMQYSADMDFILKENVKILVDWINHEKGPFSKAYITIWYKRYLELKNR